The sequence below is a genomic window from Pseudoalteromonas tetraodonis.
GATTTAGGGCCAAAATCACGTTATTTGGGCGCCGATGTGCCAAGCGAAGATTTAATTTGGCAAGATCCTATTCCTGCAGTTGATTACACCCTAAGCGACGCTGAAATAACCGATTTAAAAGCGAAGCTACTTAATTGTGGATTAAGTGAAACCGACTTAATTAATACCGCATGGGATAGCGCACGTACTTATAGAGGTTCCGATCACCGTGGTGGTGCAAATGGCGCCCGTATTCGCCTAGCTCCGCAAAATAGCTGGCAAGGTAACGAACCAGAGCGTTTAGCCAATGTGATTGCAGCCCTTGAAACACTGCAAGCGAGTTTAACTAAGCCTGTTAGTATGGCCGATTTAATTGTACTTGGCGGCACCGCTGCGGTTGAGCAAGCGGCTAAAAAGGCAGGAGTTGATATAACCGTACCGTTTGCCCCAGGGCGTGGCGATGCTAGTGATGACATGACCGATGCAGAGTCATTCGAGCCATTAGAGCCAATTCATGACGGTTTCAGAAATTGGCTGAAAAAAGACTATGCCGTATCCGCCGAGGAGCTATTACTAGAGCGCAGCCAATTGATGGGGCTAACAGCACCAGAAATGAGCGTATTACTAGGCGGTATGCGCGTACTAGGCACTAACTATGGCAATAGTGAACATGGTGTATTTACCCACAAGGTAGGCGTACTGAGTAACGACTTTTTTGTTAATTTAACCGACATGAACAACCGCTGGGAACCTGCAGCTAAAGGCGAGTACAACATAGTTGACCGCGCTAGTGGTAAAACTAAGTACACGGCTACGCGGGTTGATTTAGTATTTGGTTCAAACTCAATACTCCGTGCATTGGCAGAGTTTTATGCTCAAGACGATAACAAAACCCGTTTTGTACACGACTTTGTTGCCGCATGGGTAAAAGTGATGAACGCCGACCGGTTTGATATTAAATAAACCTAAGTAAAATTTATAAAGGAGCAGCAATGCTCCTTTTTTTATATTATTTAGGTTAAAGGTTAAAGGTTAAAGGTTAAAGGTTAAAGGTTAAAGGTTAAAGGTCACGAGCTGCGGGCTGCGAGGTGCGAGTAAAATGCAGTGTCTATAAAATCGCTGCTGCAGGATAGTAGTTGGCTTTTTTATTTCCTCTAAAAGCGCAGCGTCTCTTAATCTCTGTGGTGAATAAATAACTTAAAACCTATTTGCACAAAGAGCAAAGAATGAGAGCAAACAAAAAATATAGTTTTTCTTTGCCTTTTTTATAAATAAATTACCAATTGCGTTTGAATTGATACCAAGCAAAATTCTGCCGAACCCCGAACCCCGAACCCCGAACCCCGAACCCCGAACCCCGAACCCCGAACCCCGAACCCCGAACCCAAATTACAGGCACAAAAAACGGCGCTTAAACAAGCACCGCTTTTAAATGGTTTAGGCTATTTCTTTAACCTTTAACCTAGCACTTAAGCTACTTTATTTTCTTCGCAGCTTGCTAGGTATTCGTCAAACGTACCTTGAAAGTCAATTACCTGCTTGTCTTTAATATCAACAATACGGGTTGCCAGTGACGATACAAACTCACGGTCGTGGCTTACAAAAATAAGCGTGCCTTTAAAGTCTTTTAGCGCATTGTTAAGCGCTTCAATGGCTTCCATATCCATGTGGTTAGTTGGTTCATCCATTATCAGTACGTTAACGTCTTGCATCATTAACTTACCAAATAACAAACGGTTTTTTTCACCACCTGAACAGTTACGCGCTTTTTTATTTGAATCGTCTGCGGTAAATAATAAACGCCCTAACATACCACGAACCATTAAATCGTTGTGCTTAGCGGTGCGCCACTGCGACATCCAATCAAACAAGGTTAAATCGTTATCAAAGTCTTTGGTGCTGTCTTGTGGGCAATAACCAAACGTGGCGTTTTCTGACCACTTAACTTCGCCTTCGTTGCTTTTAAGCTCGTTAACTAAACAGCGTAAAAAGGTGGTTTTACCCACGCCGTTTTCGCCGATAACCGCCAGTTTAGCACCGGCTTCGAGTAGTAAATCACCACCAGTAAATAACGTTTCACCGTCAAACCCATGGCCAAGCTTGGTTAGCTCAAGCGCTTGGCGATACATTTTTTTGCCCTCATCAAAGTTGAGTGATGGGCTCATACGACTCGATGACTTAACTTCATCAAGCTTAATTTTATCCATTTTTTTAGCGCGCGAGCTGGCTTGTTTCGCTTTAGAGGCGTTAGCACCAAAACGGTTAACAAAGTCTTGTAACTCGTCTATTTCAGCGCTCTTTTTCGCGTTTTCAGCAAGTAATTGCTCGCGTTGTAAGCCTGAAGCTTCAAGGTACTTTTCGTAGTTACCTGGGTAAATACGCAGCTCACCGTAATCAATATCGGCCATGTGAGTACATACCGAGTTTAAAAAGTGACGGTCATGGGAAATAATGATCATGGTGCATTTACGTTGGTTAAGCTCATTGGCAAGCCACGTAATAGTATGAATGTCCAAGTTATTAGTAGGCTCATCAAGTAGCAAAATATCAGGGTTTGCAAATAACGCCTGTGCTAACAGCACACGTAATTTCCAACCTGGGGCTACGTTTGCCATTAAGCCATAATGAAACTCTTTATCGATACCCGCATCAAGCAGAATTTCTTCTGCGCGGCTTTCTGCGGTGTAACCGTCCATTTCAGCAAATACGCTTTCAAGCTCGGCTACTTTCATGCCGTCTTCTTCACTCATTTCAGGCAAAGAGTAAATACGGTCGCGCTCTTGTTTTACTTTCCAAAGCTCCACATCGCCCATAATTACCGCATCAACCACGCTGTATTGTTCAAACGCAAACTGATCTTGGCTTAGGTTACCTAATTTTAGCCCCGGCGTAATAGACACATTACCTGCACTAGGCGTAAGCGCACCGCTTAAAATTTTCATAAATGTCGACTTGCCGCAGCCGTTAGCGCCAATTAAACCGTAACGGTTACCGTTACCAAATTTAGCTGAAATGTTTTCAAACAACGGCTCTGCGCCAAACTGCATCGTAATATTTGCGGTGGAGATCAAAAAAAGTAATCCTAGAAAATTAATGGCAGGGTTAAGCTGCAGCAAGGCGCCGCATAAATAAACAAGCAATAGAGTAAATAATAGGCCGCGAATTATACAGATCCGCGCTTCAAGATGAAAGGTAAAAGAATAATCTACGGGTTCAGTAATGTGGGTAAATGGCTTGTATAGCGGATTTATTTTGCTTAATTAACTCATTTATAGCTTGTAACTCTATTTGGCTAATGGTTTTTTTACTTAGCATTAAATGAATAGAACTCTTATTGATGGCCGCCATATTAGTAACCGCTTCTATTGCTGGGTATTGGTTTATAAAATATTGCGCTGCTAGTTCGTCTTCAATTGCGTAATCAACTCTATTTTTATTGAGCATTGCAAAACGTTTCTCGGCGGTAGGCATCATAATAACGTTAGCGAGGTGGTTCTGTTTAAACAGCTCAAACGCAACGCCATAATAACTGCCACGGTTAACCGCCAAGGTTAAATCTTTATAAAAAATATCGCTAATGTTATTTAAATCAGGCGATTCGGTGTATTTATACAGGCGAACTACTTCATCACGATAGGCATCGCTAAAATAGGCAAAATCAGCTCTTGCTAATGTTTTACTCGCGGCAAAAATAACATCAATACGGCCTTCTTTTAATTCTTCAAAAGCGCGCGATGAGGTAGGCAGCAACATAAATTTTAAACAAAAAGATGAGCCGTTAAAAATCGTGTTTAACACGTCAATTTCAACGCCCGTCAGGTTACCGTTAACGGCAGTTACATAGGGTGGCCAATTGTTTTCATTTGTGCCTACTTTAAGTGTTTTAAAGCAAGCAAATACGTTACAGCTGCTAAGCAGTAATACAACAAAAGCGATTTTAAGCATTTTATTACTCGAGGCTACAGCGTTATCATTACTAAAGTATAAACCAGACTACAAATTTAGCTCGTTTTACATTAATCAAAGCAGCGATGTTAGCTACCTATGTTTTATTTAATAGTTGGCAAATATAGGAAAGTAGCTCTTGTTATTCACGAATTTAGGAATCGTGTTTGGTATAGGCATATACCGCATAGCCAATACGTTAAATAACACTATCACTAAGGGGTTGGTACTAATCCTAACGACGCCCTATAAGCTTTTAGCTGTTTGTCGCGGCCAATTTCATCGGTTAGTTTATTCCAGCCTTGTTCTATATTAATCACGGTTTGCTCAACAGACTGGGTGTGCCTTAGGTATTTAGCCACTTCAGTGTCGAGTATGTCTCTAAAGTAGCGGTTGTTTTCAAAAATTCTCAAATCAAGAATAATATTGGCGTTATTAACGGTTTTAGAAATAGAGCCCAAGTAAAAATGCAGCGTACTTTTACTCATGCCTTGTTTAAGCCAGTTTTTGTGGTTAACTAATTGAGAGGTACGATACGGGTTCATACCGGTGGCACCTATGGTCACATCTTCATTCGATTGCAAAGGCTGAGTAACATACGACAAGTAGTTATAAGCGAGGTTTTTTTTGTGTTTTGAGCTGGCATTATTAATTGAGCCTACCCAACCACCAAAAGCTGCATAAGGAGCATAATTAATATCGCCAATGGCAAACGGGCATAAGTTAGCATTGCAACGTTCAAGCTGGCCTGTTTTACGGTTTAATACCTCAGTAGTTCCGGGCAATATACTCACCCCTGTTTTGTTTTTTACTTTAGATTCAGGTAACACGGCCATAGTACCAATGTCGCCCCATTCAATGGCTAAGGCGCAGCGACCGCTTATAAACGCATACCTTACATCGTTGGTATCAAAGTAAAGCTCATCAGCAGAGCCAAATTCAGTGGTTTTTTTATAAATTTTTAAGGCTTTTTTAAAGGCATCGTTATTCACTAATGGCGCCATAGTTCTTGTATTAAAAAATATGCCTTGAGAAGTGCCTTTGCTTTGCAAAAAACTGCCCGCAATCGAAAGCAAAGACCAATACGATTGCTCATTGGCTTTTTTAGAAATACACGAGCCAAAATCGCCCTCGCCATCCCCGTTCATATCAACGCCATTTAACTGCTTGGCAATAGCAAGGTAATCATCCCAGGTTCTAGGTGGAGCCAAACCATATTTTTCTAAAATATCGAGGCGGTAATAAAGTAAATGTATATCACCATCGAGCGGAATCGAGTAAATTTGGCCGTTATATTTAGAGCTAAAGTCTCTAAAAAAACGCGATACATCATTCCATTCAATTAAAGGGTCGGAGGCAATGTAATTATCTAAACGCGCTAAGTAATTATTTTCTGCAAAATCCACCATCCAGAGTGAGGCGTAAGCAATAATATCGTATTGGCTCGTTGGCGAGCTTAAATCTTTGTTTATTTCGTTATATAACTGGCCAAAAGGCACTTTGGTGACATTAACTTTAATACCGGTTTGTTGTTCAAACTCTAGGCCACGTTGAATTAAAGGTTTGCTAATGATGGTGCCTAAATCAACTGTAAGCACATTGAGCTGGGTAGTAGCTTGTTGTGGTGTGCTTGGTTGGCTTTCTATTTTAGAGTGGGGCAGGGTAATTTGCGCAACGCATTGAAAAGCCATCATTAAGCTTATAACTAAAGCAAATACAACTCTCATAAAAAACTCAACCACAGCAATATGTAATTACTACTCTAGTCTATATTTTGCGGAAAGGGAAAAGGCAGGTAATTGTAAGCAACAAACAACGCCTCTAACTCACCACTGGCAAGTAATTTTGCAAATCCGGCGTCAAAAATTTGTGCTAACTCGCGGCCTTTGGCGTTATCGGTAAAGGCAATGTATTGTTTTACAGGCACAATGTTTTCGATTTGATACTGCTGTGGGTCAAAATTCATTTTTGATAACTCAGTGGCGTTAGCAATCAGGGTTTGCTGCAGCGCTTTACGGTTATCTAAAAAGAAATCAAGCCTATCGAGCTTAAGCATTTTAACGCCTTCAATTCGCTGGGTAACCTGCTGCAAATCAATCGGCACATACAAATAATTATTGTAGTTAGCGCCCCTTAACGTACCCACCGATCTGTTTTGTAACGAATACTCGCCTTGCCAATTTTTAAACCGGCTTTTTTTAAACATCGCCGACACAAAAGTAATATCGTAATGCCACACCGGAAAGTACAAGCCTTCTACCTCATTTTGCCTTGCGCTTAACATGGCATCGGCATTGCCATTGGCCGTCCATAGGTAGGCACGAGACTGAGGCACAATCATAATATTAAGTTCAATCGATTGTGCAGCAAAAATTTTAGTAAGCATATCAACATAAAGGCCAGAGCCGTCTTTTTCTACTAGCCCGTCAATGGTGTCGGTAGCCAGTACAATTTTTTTAATATCGCTCGACGCCCAACCACTGCTAGGCACGCCTAAACAAAGCGCTAAAAGTACAGCTAATAACCACCTAAACCTAACATTCATTGTAAGTAACACCTCGGTACTTAAACACAGCAACACCAACAGTATATTCATACTAGAAAAAGTTGAATAACGATCTTATGGGTAAACATAGCACACTATAATGACCAATAAGTGAACGGTGCAAAATAGCATCATTTTAACTCTAAAGTGGTTAATTAATAACCCTATTTTTAAGGGGATTAAAGCAAGTGTTTGCAGAGTTTAACAAGCGATAATGATTTAAACAGCTGCGCGTATTTTTTATACAACCTAAACCTTTTCAAAGGTGTAGAGCTATTAGGTAAAAGTGTAAATAACATGGATTTATAAGGTTAAACAGTGCTTTTTTGTAATAAAAACATACTACTTAGGGCGTATATATTGCTGTGGCTCTATATTTTTAAATGTTGATACTGTAGATTAGTTATAAATGAATGCCAGATTAATAAATAAACCAAGGAGCGGTGAATTTAGTGCCCACTAAAACACTCAATTACTACAATCAAAACGCACAAAGCTTCAGCGATTCAACGCTCAATGTTGATATGTCGGCGCTTTACGCTGAGTTTTTACCGCTTATCCCTAAACACGGCCATATATTAGATGCAGGCTGCGGTAGTGCCCGCGATGCCATGTATTTTAAACAGCAAGATTTTACTGTTAGCGCATTTGACGCAAGTCCCGAGCTTGCAAAGTTAGCCAGTAATTACTTACAGCAAGCCGTTGAGGTTAAAACCTTTCAGCAACTTAATTGTACTAATAAGTACGATGGCATTTGGTGTTGCGCCAGCTTATTGCACGTTCCAAAAGTAGAGTTACCGCAGGTGTTTTTAAAACTGCAAAATGCCCTAAAACCAAACGGTGTTTTGTATGTATCGTTTAAATATGGCACGCAAGAGCGCGTGCATAACGGCCGCGAATTTACCGATTTAAATGAAGATGGCCTAACCGCATTAATTGCCCACCACACCGAGCTTAAAATACTAAAACAATGGCACAGTGTTGATCAGCGCCCAGAGCGCGAAAGTGAAGTGTGGCTCAATGCATTAATTAAAGCAGTGCCTGTTTTATGAGTCATGCAATGCAGCAACAACTCGACTTTATTGCGTATATTCAGCGCATGCTGGTTGAGGGCGATTTTAGTGCAACCTACAAATTTGCATTGCTGCATGCTTTGGCTGATGTATGTGTTGAACAGCCACTTCAGTCAGA
It includes:
- a CDS encoding substrate-binding periplasmic protein, translated to MLKIAFVVLLLSSCNVFACFKTLKVGTNENNWPPYVTAVNGNLTGVEIDVLNTIFNGSSFCLKFMLLPTSSRAFEELKEGRIDVIFAASKTLARADFAYFSDAYRDEVVRLYKYTESPDLNNISDIFYKDLTLAVNRGSYYGVAFELFKQNHLANVIMMPTAEKRFAMLNKNRVDYAIEDELAAQYFINQYPAIEAVTNMAAINKSSIHLMLSKKTISQIELQAINELIKQNKSAIQAIYPHY
- a CDS encoding ABC-F family ATPase, with protein sequence MISTANITMQFGAEPLFENISAKFGNGNRYGLIGANGCGKSTFMKILSGALTPSAGNVSITPGLKLGNLSQDQFAFEQYSVVDAVIMGDVELWKVKQERDRIYSLPEMSEEDGMKVAELESVFAEMDGYTAESRAEEILLDAGIDKEFHYGLMANVAPGWKLRVLLAQALFANPDILLLDEPTNNLDIHTITWLANELNQRKCTMIIISHDRHFLNSVCTHMADIDYGELRIYPGNYEKYLEASGLQREQLLAENAKKSAEIDELQDFVNRFGANASKAKQASSRAKKMDKIKLDEVKSSSRMSPSLNFDEGKKMYRQALELTKLGHGFDGETLFTGGDLLLEAGAKLAVIGENGVGKTTFLRCLVNELKSNEGEVKWSENATFGYCPQDSTKDFDNDLTLFDWMSQWRTAKHNDLMVRGMLGRLLFTADDSNKKARNCSGGEKNRLLFGKLMMQDVNVLIMDEPTNHMDMEAIEALNNALKDFKGTLIFVSHDREFVSSLATRIVDIKDKQVIDFQGTFDEYLASCEENKVA
- a CDS encoding ABC transporter substrate-binding protein, with the protein product MRVVFALVISLMMAFQCVAQITLPHSKIESQPSTPQQATTQLNVLTVDLGTIISKPLIQRGLEFEQQTGIKVNVTKVPFGQLYNEINKDLSSPTSQYDIIAYASLWMVDFAENNYLARLDNYIASDPLIEWNDVSRFFRDFSSKYNGQIYSIPLDGDIHLLYYRLDILEKYGLAPPRTWDDYLAIAKQLNGVDMNGDGEGDFGSCISKKANEQSYWSLLSIAGSFLQSKGTSQGIFFNTRTMAPLVNNDAFKKALKIYKKTTEFGSADELYFDTNDVRYAFISGRCALAIEWGDIGTMAVLPESKVKNKTGVSILPGTTEVLNRKTGQLERCNANLCPFAIGDINYAPYAAFGGWVGSINNASSKHKKNLAYNYLSYVTQPLQSNEDVTIGATGMNPYRTSQLVNHKNWLKQGMSKSTLHFYLGSISKTVNNANIILDLRIFENNRYFRDILDTEVAKYLRHTQSVEQTVINIEQGWNKLTDEIGRDKQLKAYRASLGLVPTP
- a CDS encoding substrate-binding periplasmic protein — its product is MNVRFRWLLAVLLALCLGVPSSGWASSDIKKIVLATDTIDGLVEKDGSGLYVDMLTKIFAAQSIELNIMIVPQSRAYLWTANGNADAMLSARQNEVEGLYFPVWHYDITFVSAMFKKSRFKNWQGEYSLQNRSVGTLRGANYNNYLYVPIDLQQVTQRIEGVKMLKLDRLDFFLDNRKALQQTLIANATELSKMNFDPQQYQIENIVPVKQYIAFTDNAKGRELAQIFDAGFAKLLASGELEALFVAYNYLPFPFPQNID
- a CDS encoding class I SAM-dependent methyltransferase; this encodes MPTKTLNYYNQNAQSFSDSTLNVDMSALYAEFLPLIPKHGHILDAGCGSARDAMYFKQQDFTVSAFDASPELAKLASNYLQQAVEVKTFQQLNCTNKYDGIWCCASLLHVPKVELPQVFLKLQNALKPNGVLYVSFKYGTQERVHNGREFTDLNEDGLTALIAHHTELKILKQWHSVDQRPERESEVWLNALIKAVPVL